The following DNA comes from Winogradskyella sp. PG-2.
AATCTGCAAATGTGGTAGCAATAAATAGTGTAACAAAAAAATTAGCTTCATATTCAGTTGCAAATAATAAAGGTAGATACCAGCTTTCTCTTGAAAAAAATGCTAACTATACTTTAAAAGTTAGTTTTTTAGGATACAAAACCATTACTGAAATTTTGGAAATAACCGAGCAATCTATAGACTTTGAAAAAAACTTTACACTTTACGAGGATAATAGCCAATTAGATGAAGTTCTTTTAACTTATGAAATGCCTATTACAGTTAAAGGTGATACCATAGTATATAATGCTGATTCTTTTAAGAATGGTACAGAAAAGAAATTAGGCGATGTGCTTAAAAAATTACCAGGAGTAGAAATTAATGATGATGGAGAAATTGAGGTTGAAGGCAAACGTGTACAGAAGCTAATGGTAGAAGGGAAAGACTTTTTTGATGGAGATTCTAAATTGGCAGTAGAAAATATACCATCAAATGCCATTGAAAAAGTGCAAGTGCTTAAAAACTTTAATGAAGTCTCGCAATTACAGGGTGTTACAAATAATGACGATAGTATAGCTATTAATATTAAGCTTAAAGAAGGAAAGAAGAATTTTTGGTTTGGTGATGTTACAGCTGGTGGTGGGCCAGATGATAGATATTTGGTTCACCCAAAGCTGTTTTACTATAGCCCAGAAAAGAGTATTAATATAATAACAGACATCAATAATATTGGCGAAATCCCCTTTACACGTAGAGACTATTTTAAGTTTACGGGAGGTTTAAAAAACCTTGGAGGTACTGGAACTACACTGAATATAACTTCAGATAATTTAGGCTTTTCATTACTTCAAAACAACATGGCAAATGAAATTGAAACTAAATTTGGAGCTGTAAATTTCAGCTATGCACCAAGTAAAAGCCTTGATTTAAGTGGTTTCTTTATTTATTCTGGATCAAAAGCTGATATTGAAGAAATAACAACAAGAGATTATATTTTAGATAATCTAACAGAGGAAACTACTACAAGCTCTATTCAAGATAATAAGTTAGGTCTTGGTAAAATAAGTGCATCTTATAAACCGCATAGCAATTTTCAATTAGATTATGATGTGTTTTTAAAACTGTCTGAACAAGAAGAAAGTAGTAGAGTGTCGTCTTCAACAGCAACTGTAAATAATACCATAAATGAGTTAAGAGAGGATAATCCTTTTTCTATTAATCAGAATGCAAACCTATATTATACATTAAACGATAAAAATATTTTCTCAGCCGAAGTTCAACATTTATGGTCTAAAGAAAATCCTTTTTACAATGCCACATTTTTAGGTTTGGGTGAGAATCCAAGTATAGCAGAATTACCATTTTCAACAGTATTCCCTTATGATACAACACAAGAAGATTATGGATTAAATCAAGACAAAACAATTAATACCAACAAGTTTGACGCTAAAGTGAATTATTACAACGTACTAAATAACAAAAGCAATTTAAACTTTGTCATTGGTGGAACTCTTAGTAGACAGAATTTCGATTCTTCAATTTTTCAAACCTTGGATGATGGCAGTTCGAGCAGTTTTACTGGTGACGAATTTAATAATGATGTGACTTCAAATTTTTCTGATATATATGCTGGTGCAAAATATAAGTTTGTTACAGGAAAGTTTACATTCGCACCAGGAGTAAACCTTCATAGCTATACGTATAATAATGAACAACTCGGAGAAAAATATGAAGACACTCAAACGAAACTATTACCAAATTTTTATGCTAATCTGCAATTTAAAAAATCTGAAAGCTTACGATTTAACTATTCTCAAACTGTAGAATATCCTGATATTAATAATGTAGCACAAGGTTATGTGTTTAATAATTATAATTCACTATTTAAAGGGAATAATGAGATTAAAAACGGCCTATACGATATTTTCAGTTTAAACTATAGTAGTTTTAGTTTGTTTAATTATACTAATGTATTGGCATCATTAAGATATACGAAAATGAATGACCCAATTAAAAATAGTCTTATCTATCAAGGCATAAACTCGGTATCTACACCTATTAATTCAACCTTAACAGACGAAAGCCTTAACGGAATATTTCGTTGGGATAAAACCATTGGTAAGTATAAAGTAGGCTTAAGTGCTAATGTCTCTTGGCTCAATAATTTTAATTTGGTAGATGATGAAATAACCGAATCAGAATCATTAACACAGCGTTATAAAGCGAGTGTTTTGACAAATTTTAAAAAAGGACCAAATTTTGAAGTCGGTTACCAACGTGCTATAAGCAATTTTACAAATTCAGGTACTAAAAACACCTTTTATACAGACATGCCTTTTGCAAAGTTAGAGATGGTATTCATTAAAGATTTCTCTTTTACATCAGATTATAGCTTCTATAATTATTCTGATGATCAGCAGACGCTAAACTCTTATTCTTTTTTAAATGCGAATCTCTATTATAGAAAAAAAGACAGTAAATGGGAGTACAGATTAGGTGTTAAGAACATTCTTAATACCCAATCCATAAATCAAAACAGTTATAACGAAGCTTTTTCTACTACGTCAGAGTATTATGTACAACCGCGTTATGGTTTTTTAACCGTAAAATATAATTTATAAAACCCCTTAATGAGGGTTTCGTCTATACATTTTAAGTCTCCGTATAGTAAATTTTAATGGTCTTGTCTTCTATAATATTTTTGAAGTAGTGTAAATAAATAATTTAAAACGATAAAAAATGAAGTCAATTAAAATAGTAGCAATAATGAGTATTCTTGGAATGCTTTTTATGACACAGACATCAAATGCTCAGAGAAGAGTAGTAGTGAAAAAGCCTCATAGAACCGTTGTAAGAACAACAAGTCCTAGAGTTGTTTATAAAAGACCTACACCTGTTGTAAGATCAGTAAGAACATTACCTGCTACGGCGGTTGTTATAAAACGTAATGGAGTTAGATATCACTATTATAATGGTCGTTATTACAGATATAATAGAGGAAGATATGTTATAGTTACAGCTCCAAGAGGCGTAAGAATAAAAGTTTTACCTGTTGGCTATAGAATAATTGTAATCGCAGGAAGACCATACTTTTATTTTCAAGGAGTTTATTATGTATCTGTCAACAATGGTTATAAAGTGGTAGAAGCACCAGATAATATCATAGTTTATGAATTGCCAGAGGAAGCAGAACAAGTTGAAATAGATGGAAAAACATTTTATGAATATGATGCTAAATTGTATAAAGTCGTTACCACTCCAGAGGGTAAAGGTTTTAAAATTGTGGGTGATTTAGAAGAGTAACTAATTCAAAATAAACTCAATAAGAAGATTTTTTGAGCAACAATTAGAAAATAATAAACAATAAAAAATTTAAACAGATGAAAGTATTAAAAAATAGTATCGTAATAGTCGTATTGTTAGTTAGCACAATGTCTTTTGCACAAGACAGAGAACTTACAGAAGAACAAAAAGAGCAAGTTAAAGAACAGTTAGAACAGTATTTTGAAAAATTAGACCTATCCGAAGAGCAGAAACCAAAATTTGAAGAAATTACAAAAAAGTATGCACTTCAAATGAAAACTTTAAAAACTAGTGATAAGGGTAGGTTTGCCAAGTACAAGGAATTTAAATCGATAAAACGTTCTAAAAACAAAGAAATGAAAACATTGCTTTCTGATGAACAATACAAGATTTATAAAAATACCCAAAAAGAAATACAAAAGAAGATGAAAGAGAAACGTAAGAATATAAATTAAAATACTTGAAACGCAGATTTTTAATGTCTCCATAAACAACATGTGACATTGATACCTTATTATAAACTCCTTATTTAGGAGTTTTTTTATTGACCTCATAAAATTTTGGCTAAAACAATAGGTGAGTGGAGCGTAAGATTTTAGGCTATACAAATGCAATTATCCAGTGGATGATTTTATTTGGATACAACACTTTACTAAATGCTCGTTTCAAATCGTATTTAGCTAGAAATGTCTACTAGACATTTTCTTAACGCTAAATAGTCTAAAATGTAGCGTAACGAGCCGTAATTGTTTCCAAAATTATATGCAGTCTTGATTTTTTTGTTTCTTTTTTTATCCAAGAAAAAAAGACATAATCAAAACTTGGTGAGTTGCAAAGTTTCAAATTCTATTTTACATACTATTTTGAAAATTGATTGAGTATCAATTTATAAAATACAATTACTAGTTCTATTTTACATAATATTAATGCAGTTTATTAGAACTGTTCAAATAAGACATAAGAATATAATAAGTGCTAAGAATTTTTATTTTCTAAAATTTTAGCTCTTATGGCAAGCTCTGAGAATCGCCTAGAAAAAAATATGTAGCACAAATATCCATGTACGACAAAATTTTAATGATATCTAAAAACTAGCTTTTATTGTGCGGCTGGCAAGCGGCTGGAAATTGCATATAAAATAAATTACAATAGTAATTTGATTTTATCAACGCAATATGCGTTTGACAGCGGACATTTGACA
Coding sequences within:
- a CDS encoding carboxypeptidase-like regulatory domain-containing protein — encoded protein: MKKILYILCVLFSLNAFSQEINVSGSIKDSIGTPLESANVVAINSVTKKLASYSVANNKGRYQLSLEKNANYTLKVSFLGYKTITEILEITEQSIDFEKNFTLYEDNSQLDEVLLTYEMPITVKGDTIVYNADSFKNGTEKKLGDVLKKLPGVEINDDGEIEVEGKRVQKLMVEGKDFFDGDSKLAVENIPSNAIEKVQVLKNFNEVSQLQGVTNNDDSIAINIKLKEGKKNFWFGDVTAGGGPDDRYLVHPKLFYYSPEKSINIITDINNIGEIPFTRRDYFKFTGGLKNLGGTGTTLNITSDNLGFSLLQNNMANEIETKFGAVNFSYAPSKSLDLSGFFIYSGSKADIEEITTRDYILDNLTEETTTSSIQDNKLGLGKISASYKPHSNFQLDYDVFLKLSEQEESSRVSSSTATVNNTINELREDNPFSINQNANLYYTLNDKNIFSAEVQHLWSKENPFYNATFLGLGENPSIAELPFSTVFPYDTTQEDYGLNQDKTINTNKFDAKVNYYNVLNNKSNLNFVIGGTLSRQNFDSSIFQTLDDGSSSSFTGDEFNNDVTSNFSDIYAGAKYKFVTGKFTFAPGVNLHSYTYNNEQLGEKYEDTQTKLLPNFYANLQFKKSESLRFNYSQTVEYPDINNVAQGYVFNNYNSLFKGNNEIKNGLYDIFSLNYSSFSLFNYTNVLASLRYTKMNDPIKNSLIYQGINSVSTPINSTLTDESLNGIFRWDKTIGKYKVGLSANVSWLNNFNLVDDEITESESLTQRYKASVLTNFKKGPNFEVGYQRAISNFTNSGTKNTFYTDMPFAKLEMVFIKDFSFTSDYSFYNYSDDQQTLNSYSFLNANLYYRKKDSKWEYRLGVKNILNTQSINQNSYNEAFSTTSEYYVQPRYGFLTVKYNL
- a CDS encoding DUF6515 family protein, producing the protein MKSIKIVAIMSILGMLFMTQTSNAQRRVVVKKPHRTVVRTTSPRVVYKRPTPVVRSVRTLPATAVVIKRNGVRYHYYNGRYYRYNRGRYVIVTAPRGVRIKVLPVGYRIIVIAGRPYFYFQGVYYVSVNNGYKVVEAPDNIIVYELPEEAEQVEIDGKTFYEYDAKLYKVVTTPEGKGFKIVGDLEE